ATTTGACCAATTTGCAATATCTTAATCTGCGCAGTAACAAGCTAGAAGGTAGCATTCCTTCGTGGCTGGGTGATATGAGCAATCTTCGATGGCTTTATCTGAGCTCTAACCAGTTTACGGGTGGCATTCCCTCGTCATTGAGTAAACTGAGCAATCTTCAAGAACTTTCTCTGGGCGGCAACAAGCTAGAAGGTAGCATTCCTTCGTGGCTGGGCGATATGAGCAGTCTTATAGGGATTGCCCTGGACATGAACCAGCATACGGGCAGCATTCCCTCGTCATTGGGGAATCTGAGTAATCTTGAATATATTAATGTGCACTCTAACCAGCTTACAGGCAGCATTCCCTCCAGCCTGGGCAATCTGAGCAATCTTCGAAGACTATATCTGTTCAATAACCAGCTCAGGGGGCCGATTCCCAGGGCGCTGGGCAATCTGTCAAATCTTGAACGTCTCAGGCTGTACTCGAACGAGCTCATGGGGCGCATCCCGGTGGAGCTGGCAAATCTCACGAATCTGGAAGAAGGGGGATTGGATCTTCGCTGGAATCACCTCTTTACAAGGGATGATTCTCTGCGGACCTTTCTCAACATAAAACAGGAAGGCAACGATTGGGAGAGTTATCAGACTCCGCCATTTGCTATAGTAACCCCCATGCTGATGCTGCAATTGCCGGATTAGGGCGGTGTAAGGTCTTTTCAAGGGTGGGTGGGGCAGTGCGAGCCTGGGAACCGCTCCTGCGACTGGGGGTTAGCGCAAATCGTCATCAGGCAACAGCCATCTTCTTCTCATTCTGAATAATGATTTTCGGATCCGGATTTTTTGGAGGAACTGGAAGTCCTTGCTCCTCCAATAAACTGATGTGTTCCTTCATACCCCACTTTGCTTTGTACAGACAATCCTCGATAGAATGTCCGATTCCTGTAAACCCTTCCAGGTCAGGAGAGTAAAACCCGAAATAATCGGGTTCTTCCGTGGCTTCAATCACCAGAGAGTATGGCAATTCTATCATGTTAGTATTCTCCTAGGGCCTTTTGATCCCTGCAGCTTTCAGTATAGCATGGCACGTGCCAGTCGGGACTTCTTTTGTTCCATGGTAGTCGACTCGTATCAGCCTATCCCAATCTGGCTTTGCATAATATCTGATTGAACCCTTCTGTTTCACAATTCTGAAGTCATTTTTCTCGAGCAGTTTCACCAATTCACTGAACTTCACCAAATGCTCCCTG
This DNA window, taken from Deltaproteobacteria bacterium, encodes the following:
- a CDS encoding leucine-rich repeat domain-containing protein, with the protein product MVTRISLTFNNLVGTLPAELGNLGNLQTLYLKFNHLSGNIPSSLGSLANLVELSLYHNEHTGSIPTSLGNLTNLQYLNLRSNKLEGSIPSWLGDMSNLRWLYLSSNQFTGGIPSSLSKLSNLQELSLGGNKLEGSIPSWLGDMSSLIGIALDMNQHTGSIPSSLGNLSNLEYINVHSNQLTGSIPSSLGNLSNLRRLYLFNNQLRGPIPRALGNLSNLERLRLYSNELMGRIPVELANLTNLEEGGLDLRWNHLFTRDDSLRTFLNIKQEGNDWESYQTPPFAIVTPMLMLQLPD
- a CDS encoding type II toxin-antitoxin system HicB family antitoxin, which translates into the protein MIELPYSLVIEATEEPDYFGFYSPDLEGFTGIGHSIEDCLYKAKWGMKEHISLLEEQGLPVPPKNPDPKIIIQNEKKMAVA
- a CDS encoding type II toxin-antitoxin system HicA family toxin, which translates into the protein MKFSELVKLLEKNDFRIVKQKGSIRYYAKPDWDRLIRVDYHGTKEVPTGTCHAILKAAGIKRP